The following are encoded in a window of Providencia rettgeri genomic DNA:
- the mreC gene encoding rod shape-determining protein MreC, which translates to MKPIFRRGPSLQLRIFFAVIIALVLVVIDHRFEPFNKIRNYLDTAVSPFYFLANGPRQFLDNISESFSSREQLQFENKALRQELLLKKADNLLLEQLKQENARLRELLGSPLRQDEHMMVTQVISGANTPYRDQVVIDKGSNEGVYEGQPVISDKGVVGQVVGVSNFNSRVLLICDTTHALPVQVLRNDVRVIAAGSGCADDIQLEPLPENTDIRVGDVLVTSGLGGRFPEGYPVAVVSSVKHDTQRAYTIINARPSAELQRLRYLLLLWGNDSDPKTPLQPSEVYRAANERLMKVLPQVLPNPSEIQGPPLPPSMAPQP; encoded by the coding sequence ATGAAGCCCATTTTTAGGCGAGGTCCATCCCTACAGTTACGCATTTTTTTTGCGGTAATCATTGCACTTGTGCTGGTGGTGATTGACCATCGATTCGAGCCTTTCAATAAAATCCGTAACTACCTAGACACGGCGGTCAGCCCATTCTATTTTTTAGCCAATGGTCCACGTCAATTTCTGGACAATATCTCTGAAAGTTTCTCTTCTCGGGAACAGCTGCAATTTGAAAACAAAGCGTTGCGCCAAGAGCTGTTACTGAAAAAAGCGGATAACTTGTTGCTGGAACAACTTAAGCAAGAAAATGCGCGTTTAAGGGAGCTTCTTGGCTCTCCGTTACGCCAAGATGAACACATGATGGTGACGCAAGTCATTTCAGGTGCCAATACGCCTTACCGTGACCAAGTGGTGATCGATAAAGGCAGTAATGAAGGCGTTTATGAAGGGCAGCCAGTTATTAGTGACAAAGGTGTTGTTGGTCAAGTTGTGGGGGTAAGCAACTTCAATAGCCGTGTGTTATTAATCTGCGACACCACTCATGCTTTACCTGTGCAAGTTCTGCGTAATGATGTCCGCGTTATTGCGGCGGGTTCTGGGTGTGCTGATGATATACAGCTTGAACCATTACCAGAAAATACCGATATTCGGGTTGGTGATGTGTTAGTCACCTCTGGTTTAGGGGGGCGTTTCCCAGAAGGTTACCCCGTTGCGGTCGTCTCATCGGTTAAACATGATACTCAGCGCGCATATACCATTATTAATGCGAGACCAAGCGCAGAATTACAGCGTTTACGCTATCTTCTGCTTTTATGGGGTAATGACAGCGATCCGAAAACACCGTTACAGCCTTCAGAAGTCTACCGTGCAGCCAATGAACGCTTAATGAAAGTGCTTCCGCAAGTTTTGCCGAATCCAAGTGAAATTCAAGGGCCACCACTGCCACCCTCAATGGCACCGCAACCATAG